A genomic stretch from Dissulfurispira thermophila includes:
- a CDS encoding four helix bundle protein encodes MTYKRFEDLPVWQEAIELAKQVYSFTKIPVFRGYPSLKDQIERASLSVSNNIAEGFERGTTKELLTFLYIARGSAGEVRSVLCFIEQLPEFKDFNSEISSLKSISEGISRQLRAWADTLQNSEIPGQRYLTEKGRELSQKRKEQDEFLKQLNEIVEKGRGKL; translated from the coding sequence ATGACCTACAAACGATTTGAAGATCTCCCTGTCTGGCAGGAAGCCATTGAACTGGCAAAACAGGTCTATTCTTTCACAAAAATCCCTGTCTTTAGAGGTTATCCCAGTCTTAAAGACCAGATAGAGCGGGCATCGCTTTCAGTCTCAAATAACATAGCAGAGGGTTTTGAACGGGGCACCACTAAGGAACTCCTTACATTTCTTTATATTGCTCGTGGCTCAGCGGGTGAGGTTCGCTCCGTCCTCTGTTTTATTGAACAACTACCTGAATTTAAAGATTTCAACTCTGAGATTTCAAGTCTCAAATCCATATCAGAAGGCATCTCCCGTCAACTCAGGGCATGGGCGGATACACTCCAGAACTCTGAAATCCCCGGTCAGCGTTATCTTACAGAGAAGGGCCGGGAACTTTCTCAAAAAAGAAAAGAGCAGGATGAATTCTTAAAACAACTTAATGAGATTGTCGAAAAGGGGAGGGGGAAACTTTGA
- a CDS encoding ribbon-helix-helix domain-containing protein translates to MPNQMLIRIEEKSKERLTKLARLEGKTTSQLIRELIDRYLEEHDMGPYVDNLWERIGKKMRAKGFRQSDIKKAIEESRRRHP, encoded by the coding sequence ATGCCAAATCAGATGCTTATAAGAATAGAGGAGAAATCAAAAGAAAGGCTTACAAAACTCGCAAGGCTTGAAGGTAAGACAACGAGCCAGTTAATCAGAGAACTCATTGACAGGTATCTTGAAGAGCATGATATGGGTCCGTATGTTGATAATCTATGGGAAAGGATTGGTAAGAAAATGAGGGCAAAGGGATTTAGACAATCGGATATTAAAAAGGCGATTGAGGAGTCCCGTCGCCGTCATCCCTAA
- a CDS encoding putative toxin-antitoxin system toxin component, PIN family translates to MRVVIDTNIFVSSFFGGNPKKIIDLWKRGDITLCLSSDILEEYIDVLIRLGMKDQKELYELLSFFSSGFNTLFTKKTPSIRIVKNDPDDDKFVECALALKADHIITGDKELLSIRRYKNIQILTPQDFLRIFR, encoded by the coding sequence ATGAGGGTAGTTATAGATACAAACATCTTTGTCTCCTCTTTTTTTGGCGGAAATCCTAAGAAGATTATAGATTTATGGAAAAGGGGGGATATAACTCTATGCCTTTCCTCTGATATTCTTGAGGAATATATAGATGTTTTGATAAGACTCGGGATGAAGGACCAAAAAGAACTTTATGAACTATTATCATTTTTTTCATCAGGCTTTAATACCCTTTTTACGAAAAAGACACCTTCTATCAGGATTGTTAAAAATGACCCTGATGATGACAAATTTGTAGAATGCGCCCTTGCCCTAAAGGCTGACCATATCATTACAGGAGATAAAGAACTCCTATCAATAAGACGATACAAAAATATTCAGATACTTACCCCACAGGATTTTTTAAGGATATTTAGATGA
- a CDS encoding Eco57I restriction-modification methylase domain-containing protein, producing the protein MDKITSPDDYKYSQNEEKDREIRNATNLIRLITRIIFIWFIKEKELINEDLFDKTKLKNIVKDFGEGNNYYNAILQNLFFASLNQKVGERKFAKEDGYPVNKSEYGVKTLFRYRDKFNIGEEEVLKLFKDIPFLNGGLFDCLDKEDETGKVIYIDGFSRNPDKQAKIPDFLFFQKEETNIDLSQYGLGKNKPVRGLLEILKSYNFTIDESTPVDQEVALDPELLGKVFENLLACYNPETSTTARKSTGSYYTPREIVDYMVDQSLKEYLKNSLPSDRGELEEELDEKITLLLSYTDEAPEITEEEKEEIIRAIANIKILDPACGSGAFPMGILHKLLLILQKIDPENKYLYKIQKEKHREIEHILKSDDKDELEELLNELEETFDEKLNYPDYARKKYLIENCIYGVDIQPIAIQISKLRFFISLILDQKVNKTKDNFGIRPLPNLETKFISANTLIGLERPKQLSFRNPKIDEKEKELKELRHRYFSAKTRTQKLRLQQKDKKIREEISKLLVNDGWDIETAKKIANFDFFDQNASADWFDPEWMFGINDGYDIVIGNPPYIKEYTNRQAFDGLRSSPYYQGKMDIWYFFVCVGLDLLTNSGILTFIAQNNWITNFGAKKMRNKVIIDSIIKKLIDFGPYFIFESSGTQTMIMVFKKDTITDNYSFEYLRIRSNNPAFNDVLDILRKNNNPNIGYLEPIIKRSECINKPLNFSDTDIEQILKKIKTNGPFNLLEEEIAQGIVCPQDFLNKKNAQKLGNKFPVGTGIFIISDEEKRSMNLTSEELKIIKPYYTTEELSRYYGSRENNYWIIYAKSDMNKRIHKYPNIKRHLDRFKKIITSDFGPYGLHRARDERFFQGKKIISLRKCQIPTFTYTDFDCYVSQTFFIIKTDRINMKYLTGVLNSKIVSFWLNHKGKKQGNQYQIDKEPLMNIPIPPLTPQNKPLAQKIETLVEEILKRKSQNPNYDTTNLEKEIDRLIYQLYALNDKEITVVEGR; encoded by the coding sequence ATGGATAAAATAACTTCTCCCGATGACTACAAATACAGCCAAAATGAAGAAAAAGACAGAGAAATTAGAAACGCAACAAATCTGATAAGGCTGATCACAAGAATAATCTTTATCTGGTTCATAAAAGAAAAAGAGCTTATAAACGAAGACCTTTTTGATAAGACAAAACTTAAGAATATCGTTAAAGACTTTGGCGAAGGCAACAACTACTATAACGCAATACTTCAAAACCTCTTCTTTGCCTCATTAAACCAGAAAGTTGGCGAGAGAAAGTTTGCCAAAGAAGACGGATATCCAGTAAATAAAAGCGAATACGGAGTAAAAACACTATTTCGTTATAGAGATAAATTCAACATAGGCGAAGAAGAAGTGCTTAAACTTTTCAAAGACATTCCCTTTCTCAACGGAGGGCTTTTTGACTGTCTTGACAAAGAAGATGAAACTGGAAAAGTGATATACATAGACGGATTTTCAAGAAATCCAGACAAACAGGCAAAAATTCCAGACTTCCTGTTCTTCCAGAAAGAAGAGACCAATATTGACCTTTCTCAATACGGACTTGGTAAAAACAAGCCCGTAAGAGGACTTCTTGAGATTTTAAAAAGTTACAACTTTACCATAGATGAATCAACCCCAGTTGACCAAGAAGTCGCTTTAGACCCAGAGCTTCTTGGTAAAGTTTTTGAAAACTTGCTTGCCTGCTACAATCCAGAAACATCAACCACAGCCAGAAAATCCACAGGCTCTTACTACACCCCCAGAGAAATTGTTGACTACATGGTTGATCAAAGTCTAAAAGAATACTTAAAAAACTCCTTACCCTCTGATAGGGGGGAATTAGAGGAAGAATTGGATGAAAAGATTACCCTTCTTCTTTCCTACACAGATGAAGCACCAGAGATTACAGAAGAAGAAAAAGAAGAAATCATAAGGGCTATTGCAAATATAAAAATACTTGATCCTGCCTGTGGAAGCGGCGCATTCCCAATGGGCATACTACACAAACTCTTGCTAATCCTTCAAAAAATTGATCCAGAAAACAAATATCTATACAAAATTCAGAAAGAAAAACACAGAGAGATAGAACACATTTTAAAATCAGATGACAAAGATGAGTTAGAAGAGCTTTTAAATGAGTTAGAAGAAACCTTTGACGAAAAACTAAACTATCCTGACTATGCCAGAAAAAAATATCTCATAGAAAACTGCATCTACGGCGTGGACATACAGCCCATAGCCATACAAATAAGCAAACTCAGATTTTTCATATCCCTCATACTTGACCAAAAAGTTAACAAGACAAAAGACAACTTTGGTATAAGACCGCTACCTAACTTAGAGACGAAATTCATATCTGCAAATACCTTAATAGGGTTAGAGAGACCAAAACAACTTTCTTTTCGCAATCCAAAGATAGATGAAAAAGAAAAAGAATTAAAAGAACTCAGGCACAGATACTTTTCTGCAAAAACAAGAACGCAAAAATTGAGATTACAGCAAAAAGACAAAAAAATCAGAGAAGAAATATCAAAACTGTTAGTCAACGACGGCTGGGATATAGAAACTGCAAAAAAGATAGCCAACTTTGACTTTTTTGACCAGAACGCATCAGCAGACTGGTTTGACCCTGAATGGATGTTTGGGATAAATGATGGATATGACATTGTGATAGGCAATCCGCCGTATATTAAGGAATATACTAATCGACAGGCATTTGATGGTCTTAGAAGCAGCCCTTATTATCAGGGCAAAATGGATATATGGTATTTCTTTGTTTGTGTTGGATTAGACCTATTAACGAACAGTGGAATATTAACTTTTATCGCTCAAAACAACTGGATTACTAATTTCGGTGCTAAAAAGATGAGAAACAAAGTAATTATAGATAGTATTATAAAAAAATTAATTGACTTTGGCCCATATTTTATTTTTGAAAGTTCTGGGACTCAAACAATGATTATGGTATTTAAGAAAGACACAATAACTGATAATTATTCATTTGAGTATCTAAGAATAAGAAGTAATAACCCCGCTTTTAACGATGTCCTTGATATACTCAGAAAAAACAACAATCCAAATATTGGGTATTTAGAACCAATCATTAAAAGAAGTGAATGCATTAATAAACCTTTAAACTTTTCGGATACAGATATAGAACAAATTTTGAAGAAAATAAAAACGAATGGACCATTTAATCTATTAGAGGAAGAAATCGCACAGGGCATTGTGTGTCCTCAAGATTTCTTAAATAAAAAGAATGCCCAAAAGTTAGGCAACAAGTTTCCGGTGGGAACGGGAATCTTTATAATATCTGACGAAGAGAAGCGAAGTATGAATTTAACATCAGAAGAACTAAAGATTATTAAGCCTTACTATACCACCGAAGAACTATCAAGATATTATGGGAGCAGGGAAAATAATTACTGGATAATCTATGCCAAATCTGACATGAATAAAAGGATTCACAAGTATCCAAATATAAAGAGACATCTTGATCGGTTTAAAAAAATCATTACTTCTGACTTTGGCCCCTATGGACTTCATAGAGCAAGAGACGAACGATTCTTCCAGGGAAAGAAGATTATATCTTTACGCAAGTGCCAGATTCCCACTTTTACATATACAGATTTTGATTGTTATGTATCGCAAACATTCTTTATAATAAAAACTGATAGAATAAATATGAAATATTTAACTGGAGTATTAAATTCAAAAATAGTGTCATTTTGGCTAAATCATAAAGGTAAAAAGCAAGGAAATCAATATCAGATTGATAAAGAACCATTGATGAATATCCCCATCCCACCCCTCACCCCACAAAACAAACCCCTTGCCCAAAAGATAGAAACCCTGGTGGAGGAGATTCTGAAGAGAAAGTCTCAAAACCCAAACTATGATACTACTAATCTGGAAAAAGAAATAGACAGATTAATCTATCAACTCTACGCCTTAAATGATAAAGAAATAACAGTCGTTGAAGGGAGGTAA
- a CDS encoding KAP family P-loop NTPase fold protein produces MEMSYIPDEPINLFENDLLATSAYVEALEEILKDCPTPYTIGIFGSWGSGKSSILKTIQHKYNTGNKKEIMFFIYDAWKYSKDDFRRSFILELCNFMMLKKEKEKIFEALYGTTSTTKEFGIAKIITYKTSQSTTFTPIIQPELFEEKFKDILNILKNNGCNKFIIAIDNIDRCHKEQAFEILLTVKNFLELEGVIFLIPIDEKGLRKYLQMSHQDANEFLRKLFNTHIQIRSFSDNELFDYGIKLIEKYGIKLPQKETVISLISQEYSKNPRRIIQFLNTLQTEYYLAQIQERKGYIPQGAITKNIDMLVKLLIIREEYPEIYEITQDDKNLIKEISEAILTHRFEKEENLWVYKDKDLTLTEEQYRFFMRTANIVMEPNELEPFFVNRDVFRDLPDEIYTLVISQDWENLKKLVDKGEITLAKLIDYINDKINEDVIKRKLYSTSGYNLLSLLCKILAEKGQEISGIPQYIKSALGINELYENVFNFPQKEFNYSMKWFKEKEINTPVERVINILNQLSLDKITKNGQIIQFFKEFITTFKEERETLSQIKTKFSELLSQNFALYSEFEEIIKDELIKYLLDDDFAAKLIPSLQQDYNKNQTKEKVKVLKALHMNGVLKGKTVNTYIDKVISLIGNLPSHLNWDFFRFWLEGIQGFVEELSEQTTINNLFNLLNQNYDFIHQQFSYRQLSEVNINVYKAYVSVVGELYLVTNNSTQRQRIITWLNNFLSQSVQISPDAVFPHLIKIYHKIIKNTDEWPFAQNIIDLLITQTNIDLKNPLADTVNLMLGRNKQLNVLTEQLIEKIIDHYFDLFFRGEQKAENWILQIINFVTDKIFDYIVSIHYPEQLNKLKSIINNIIKIKGFDALYPKLRALLASDDKEEQITAINILSGIKEKVPSDKVEMIYQLLSEIDDKNISEDEHNKLTDLKTHLEQRQKEAL; encoded by the coding sequence ATGGAGATGAGTTACATTCCAGATGAACCTATAAATTTATTTGAAAATGACCTTCTTGCAACATCTGCTTATGTTGAGGCTCTTGAAGAGATTTTAAAAGATTGCCCAACACCTTATACAATAGGTATTTTTGGCTCATGGGGTTCTGGGAAATCATCAATTCTAAAAACTATTCAGCATAAGTATAACACAGGCAACAAGAAAGAAATAATGTTTTTTATTTATGATGCGTGGAAGTACTCCAAAGACGATTTCAGAAGGAGCTTTATTTTAGAGTTATGTAACTTTATGATGCTAAAAAAAGAGAAAGAAAAAATATTTGAGGCCCTTTATGGAACAACATCTACTACAAAAGAATTCGGTATTGCAAAAATAATTACATATAAAACATCCCAATCTACCACATTCACTCCAATCATACAACCTGAATTATTTGAAGAGAAATTTAAAGATATACTTAACATACTTAAAAATAACGGATGTAATAAATTTATAATTGCCATAGATAATATAGACAGATGTCACAAAGAACAAGCATTTGAAATTTTGCTTACCGTGAAAAATTTTCTTGAATTAGAAGGAGTTATTTTCCTTATTCCAATCGACGAAAAAGGTCTTAGAAAATATCTTCAGATGTCACACCAAGATGCCAACGAGTTTTTAAGAAAACTTTTTAATACACACATACAGATACGCAGTTTTTCAGATAATGAATTATTTGATTATGGAATAAAGTTAATTGAAAAATACGGGATTAAACTACCTCAGAAAGAGACCGTTATTTCTTTAATATCACAGGAATATTCAAAGAATCCTCGTAGAATAATTCAGTTTTTAAACACTCTTCAAACAGAATATTACTTGGCACAGATACAGGAAAGGAAAGGATACATTCCACAAGGAGCCATTACCAAAAATATAGATATGCTTGTAAAACTCCTGATTATAAGGGAAGAGTATCCAGAAATTTACGAAATTACTCAGGACGACAAAAACCTTATCAAAGAAATTAGTGAAGCCATACTGACTCATCGTTTTGAAAAAGAAGAAAATTTGTGGGTATATAAAGACAAAGACTTGACACTTACAGAAGAGCAATATAGATTTTTTATGAGAACCGCAAACATAGTAATGGAACCCAATGAATTAGAGCCATTTTTTGTAAATAGAGATGTATTCAGAGATTTGCCAGATGAAATTTATACTCTTGTGATTAGTCAGGATTGGGAAAACTTAAAGAAACTTGTAGATAAAGGTGAAATTACCTTGGCGAAGTTGATAGATTATATTAACGATAAAATCAATGAAGATGTAATCAAAAGAAAATTATATTCCACCTCAGGCTATAATTTATTATCTCTTTTATGTAAGATTTTAGCAGAAAAAGGACAAGAAATTTCCGGTATTCCTCAATATATTAAATCAGCGCTCGGCATTAATGAACTTTACGAAAATGTATTTAATTTTCCTCAAAAAGAATTTAATTATTCAATGAAATGGTTTAAAGAGAAAGAAATTAATACTCCTGTTGAAAGAGTTATAAACATACTTAATCAATTATCACTTGATAAGATTACCAAAAATGGACAAATCATACAATTTTTTAAAGAATTTATTACAACATTTAAAGAAGAGCGGGAAACACTTTCACAAATTAAAACGAAATTTTCAGAACTTTTGAGTCAAAACTTTGCATTATATTCTGAATTTGAAGAAATAATTAAAGACGAGTTGATAAAGTATCTTTTAGATGATGATTTTGCTGCTAAATTAATACCCTCACTTCAACAAGATTATAATAAGAACCAAACTAAAGAAAAAGTCAAAGTTCTAAAAGCATTACACATGAATGGAGTATTAAAGGGAAAAACAGTAAATACCTATATAGATAAAGTTATTTCCCTTATTGGTAACCTTCCATCCCATTTAAACTGGGATTTCTTCAGATTCTGGCTTGAAGGGATACAGGGATTCGTTGAAGAGTTATCCGAGCAAACAACTATTAATAACTTATTTAACTTATTAAATCAAAATTATGATTTTATACATCAACAATTCTCTTACAGACAACTATCAGAGGTTAACATTAATGTATACAAAGCATATGTAAGCGTTGTGGGTGAATTGTATTTGGTAACCAATAATAGTACTCAAAGACAAAGAATTATAACTTGGTTAAATAATTTTCTAAGTCAATCAGTTCAAATTTCACCAGATGCTGTTTTTCCACATCTAATTAAAATATACCACAAGATTATAAAAAATACCGATGAATGGCCGTTTGCACAGAATATTATTGACCTATTAATAACACAGACAAATATAGACTTAAAGAACCCACTTGCTGACACAGTTAATTTAATGTTGGGAAGAAATAAACAATTGAATGTATTAACTGAACAATTGATAGAGAAAATAATTGACCATTATTTTGACCTATTTTTTAGAGGCGAACAGAAGGCAGAGAATTGGATTTTGCAAATTATAAATTTTGTAACTGATAAAATTTTTGATTATATCGTATCCATTCACTATCCAGAACAACTTAATAAGCTTAAAAGTATTATCAATAATATTATAAAAATTAAGGGGTTTGATGCCCTTTATCCAAAATTGCGAGCGTTACTTGCAAGTGATGACAAAGAGGAGCAGATTACTGCTATAAACATTCTTTCAGGCATAAAAGAAAAAGTTCCTTCTGACAAAGTTGAGATGATATATCAACTCTTATCAGAAATAGATGACAAAAATATTTCCGAAGATGAACATAATAAGTTAACAGATTTAAAAACACATTTAGAACAACGTCAAAAGGAGGCACTATGA
- a CDS encoding winged helix-turn-helix domain-containing protein codes for MNQNEVNTAFEILLEEIEEVFNIISKEGEDVFKTQDFDKARYLIESGERLKSFREKVRLLQKEWQSIFSGRVKASHRKRKEKSKLKKGLRTPEDEFKIPILEALIELGGKAEMKAVLKKVYSKMKDRLNQYDLSPLPSNPKQARWENTAQWARNTMVSEGLLSPDSPRGIWEITEKGRNFNSVSRS; via the coding sequence ATGAACCAGAATGAAGTAAATACTGCCTTTGAAATCCTACTTGAAGAGATAGAGGAGGTCTTCAATATCATTAGCAAGGAGGGAGAAGATGTCTTTAAGACTCAAGATTTTGATAAAGCAAGATATCTTATTGAAAGCGGTGAGCGGCTTAAGTCTTTTAGGGAAAAGGTTAGATTGCTTCAAAAAGAATGGCAGAGTATTTTTAGCGGTAGAGTAAAGGCATCTCACAGAAAAAGAAAGGAGAAAAGCAAACTTAAGAAAGGATTAAGAACACCTGAAGATGAATTTAAAATCCCTATATTAGAAGCACTGATTGAATTAGGCGGTAAGGCAGAGATGAAGGCGGTTCTTAAAAAAGTTTACAGCAAGATGAAAGACAGGTTAAATCAGTATGATTTATCTCCTTTGCCATCCAATCCAAAACAAGCTCGCTGGGAAAACACAGCACAGTGGGCAAGAAACACGATGGTTAGCGAAGGTCTTCTTTCCCCAGATTCTCCCAGAGGCATATGGGAGATAACAGAAAAGGGTAGGAACTTCAATTCTGTGTCCAGGTCTTGA
- a CDS encoding UbiD family decarboxylase encodes MAYKDLREFISTLDKRGLLHRIKAEVDPILEISEITDRMCKSHDGGKALFFEHVKGSRYPVVTNIFGSFERMCLALEVNDLDDVAKRIEDLLNLSPPKTLMEKLAMLPRLIEFSKWLPKHVKDAPCQEIIERDNPDLSKFPIIKCWPGDGQITDAIRRQFPSESFPPQNEGRFITFPMVFTKDPETGRQNCGMYRIHIYDKTTTGMHWHIHKDGARHYDKYKRLNKRMPAAIAVGSDPAVIYVASAPLPESIDEMLFAGFLRREPVEMVKCITSDIEVPANSELVIEGYLEPGEMLIEGPFGDHTGFYSAADYYPVFHVTCITHRKDMIYPATIVGKPPMEDCYMGKATERIFLPLIRLEFPEIRDMNLPMEGVFHNCALISIKKSYPGHAKKIIHGLWGKGQMMFAKLLIIVDDDVDVQNTSYTAWRVLNNVDWKRDIVIAEGPLDDLDHAANFPRYGSKMGIDATRKTREEGMTRDWPDELYMSEEIKRLVDRRWKEYGF; translated from the coding sequence ATGGCATATAAGGATTTAAGAGAATTTATTTCTACATTAGACAAAAGAGGTCTTCTTCACAGGATCAAGGCAGAGGTTGATCCAATCCTTGAGATTTCAGAGATTACTGATAGGATGTGTAAAAGCCATGATGGTGGAAAGGCACTTTTTTTTGAGCATGTAAAGGGATCTCGGTATCCTGTTGTTACAAATATATTTGGCTCTTTTGAAAGGATGTGCCTTGCCCTTGAAGTTAATGATCTTGATGATGTTGCAAAAAGGATAGAAGACTTGCTTAATTTATCTCCACCAAAGACATTAATGGAAAAATTGGCTATGCTCCCAAGACTTATAGAGTTTTCAAAGTGGCTCCCTAAACATGTAAAGGATGCGCCATGTCAGGAGATTATTGAAAGGGATAATCCTGATTTGAGCAAATTCCCTATTATCAAATGTTGGCCTGGTGACGGACAGATAACAGATGCAATAAGGAGGCAATTCCCTTCAGAGAGTTTTCCACCTCAAAATGAAGGTAGGTTTATAACATTTCCTATGGTCTTTACAAAAGACCCTGAAACAGGTAGGCAGAATTGCGGAATGTATAGGATTCATATCTATGATAAAACCACTACAGGTATGCACTGGCATATACATAAAGATGGGGCAAGGCATTATGACAAATATAAAAGGCTTAATAAAAGAATGCCAGCAGCTATTGCTGTAGGCAGTGACCCCGCTGTTATCTATGTTGCCTCTGCACCACTTCCAGAATCAATAGATGAGATGCTCTTTGCAGGATTTTTAAGGAGAGAGCCTGTAGAGATGGTGAAATGCATTACCTCTGATATTGAGGTTCCTGCAAACAGCGAACTTGTTATAGAGGGCTATCTTGAACCGGGAGAGATGCTTATAGAGGGACCATTTGGTGACCATACAGGTTTTTATTCTGCAGCAGATTATTATCCAGTATTTCATGTGACATGTATTACTCATAGAAAGGACATGATATATCCAGCCACTATTGTTGGAAAGCCGCCAATGGAAGATTGTTATATGGGTAAGGCAACAGAGCGGATATTTTTGCCGCTTATCAGGCTTGAGTTCCCTGAAATAAGAGATATGAATCTGCCTATGGAAGGGGTGTTTCATAACTGTGCCTTAATATCGATTAAAAAGAGCTATCCGGGGCATGCAAAAAAGATTATTCATGGCTTATGGGGAAAGGGACAGATGATGTTTGCAAAACTGCTTATTATTGTAGATGATGATGTTGATGTCCAGAATACATCATACACTGCATGGCGTGTTCTGAATAATGTTGACTGGAAAAGAGATATTGTTATTGCAGAAGGACCTCTTGATGATTTAGACCATGCAGCAAATTTTCCACGCTATGGCTCAAAGATGGGTATTGATGCAACAAGAAAGACGAGGGAAGAAGGCATGACAAGAGATTGGCCTGATGAATTATATATGTCTGAGGAAATCAAAAGGCTTGTTGACAGGAGATGGAAGGAATACGGGTTTTAG
- the ribD gene encoding bifunctional diaminohydroxyphosphoribosylaminopyrimidine deaminase/5-amino-6-(5-phosphoribosylamino)uracil reductase RibD yields MEGIRVLDKDISFMKRALNLAAKARGMTSPNPMVGAVIVKGGKIVAEDYHKKAGEPHAEALAILNAADRARGSDLYVTLEPCCHLDKRTPPCTNAIINAGIKRVFIAMKDPNPKVSGKGIDELKRHKIEVVCGVLEDKAKKLNEAYVKYITTKTPFVILKTAMTFDGKIATPEGQSKWITGEAARKIVHRMRGSVDAILSAVGTVKADNPEFTVRTGQWIRNPRRIVIDPNLEIPLDYKIFNTPPETIIITRKQVIGNGQKAIEEKRKALIDRGIKIIEYDGDRVDLKLLMKRLGEIGIASLMIEGGSSLNAYALQDGIVDKVVFFIAPKIIGGKDSIPAIGGKTFRRLEDAFQIYNMNVKKVGQDLMMEGYLKSS; encoded by the coding sequence ATGGAAGGAATACGGGTTTTAGATAAAGATATATCATTCATGAAAAGGGCATTGAACCTTGCTGCAAAGGCAAGGGGAATGACGAGTCCAAATCCAATGGTTGGTGCTGTAATAGTCAAAGGTGGTAAGATTGTTGCAGAGGATTATCATAAAAAAGCCGGTGAACCACATGCAGAGGCCCTTGCAATCTTAAATGCTGCAGACAGAGCAAGAGGCTCAGATCTTTATGTAACTCTTGAGCCTTGCTGTCATCTGGACAAGCGCACTCCACCATGTACAAATGCTATTATCAATGCAGGAATCAAGAGGGTATTTATTGCAATGAAAGACCCTAATCCAAAAGTATCAGGGAAGGGTATCGATGAATTGAAAAGGCATAAAATCGAAGTTGTCTGTGGAGTACTTGAAGATAAGGCAAAAAAACTGAATGAGGCATATGTAAAATATATAACTACTAAAACCCCATTTGTTATTTTAAAGACAGCAATGACCTTTGATGGAAAGATTGCAACTCCCGAGGGTCAGTCAAAATGGATAACTGGAGAGGCTGCACGAAAAATTGTTCATCGAATGAGAGGTAGTGTTGATGCAATTCTATCAGCAGTAGGTACTGTTAAGGCTGATAATCCTGAGTTTACAGTAAGAACAGGTCAATGGATTAGAAATCCAAGAAGGATTGTGATTGATCCTAATCTTGAAATACCACTTGACTATAAGATTTTCAATACACCACCAGAGACGATAATTATTACAAGAAAACAGGTAATAGGCAATGGGCAAAAGGCAATAGAAGAAAAAAGAAAGGCATTGATTGATAGAGGCATAAAAATAATTGAATATGATGGGGATCGCGTGGATCTTAAATTGCTTATGAAAAGGCTTGGAGAGATAGGGATTGCTTCTTTGATGATAGAAGGAGGCTCATCTCTTAATGCTTATGCACTTCAGGATGGGATAGTGGATAAAGTGGTATTTTTCATTGCCCCAAAGATTATCGGAGGAAAAGATTCAATTCCTGCTATTGGTGGAAAGACATTTAGGAGACTTGAGGATGCCTTTCAGATTTATAATATGAATGTAAAAAAAGTAGGGCAAGATTTAATGATGGAAGGCTATCTTAAAAGTTCATAG